In one window of Sphingomonas sp. BGYR3 DNA:
- the thiC gene encoding phosphomethylpyrimidine synthase ThiC: MADIPARTELRVTTGPIRGSRKVHVGPLNVAMREIDLEPSSGEPPLRVYDTSGPYTDPNATMDIMAGLPELRRDWIRARGDVEEVEQREVRPEDNGQLGPDRSGGVQPFPNVRRRVLRAKPGMNVSQMHYARRGIVTPEMEYVATRENLGRERLREYLRDGESFGASIPDYVTPEFVRDEVARGRAIIPNNINHPETEPMAIGRNFLVKINANIGNSAVASDVAQEVDKMVWATRWGADTIMDLSTGRNIHDTREWILRNSPVPIGTVPIYQALEKVGGIAEELTWEIFRDTLIEQAQQGVDYFTIHAGVRLAYIPMAAKRVTGIVSRGGSIMAKWCLAHHKESFLYEHFDEITEIMKAYDIAYSLGDGLRPGSIADANDEAQFSELYTLGELTHRAWKSDVQVMIEGPGHVPMHKIKENMDKQLEVCGEAPFYTLGPLTTDIAPGYDHITSGIGAAMIGWYGTAMLCYVTPKEHLGLPDRDDVKVGVVTYKLAAHAADLAKGHPAAQMRDNALSKARFEFRWRDQFNLSLDPETAEQYHDQTLPAEGAKTAHFCSMCGPKFCSMQISQEVRDFASKQNQSVEGFIATGPTGAETAAASKAAALAGMAEMSRKYEEMGRELYLGSGGREHD, translated from the coding sequence ATGGCTGATATCCCCGCCCGCACCGAACTGCGCGTCACGACAGGCCCCATTCGCGGCAGCCGAAAGGTGCATGTCGGCCCCCTGAACGTCGCGATGCGCGAGATTGACCTGGAGCCGTCCTCCGGCGAGCCGCCGCTGCGCGTCTATGACACCTCCGGCCCCTATACCGATCCCAACGCGACCATGGACATCATGGCCGGCCTGCCCGAACTGCGCCGCGACTGGATTCGCGCGCGCGGCGATGTGGAGGAGGTCGAACAGCGCGAGGTTCGGCCAGAGGATAATGGCCAGCTCGGCCCCGACCGTTCCGGCGGGGTTCAGCCCTTCCCCAATGTCCGCCGCCGCGTCCTTCGCGCGAAACCGGGCATGAACGTCAGCCAGATGCACTATGCCCGGCGCGGCATCGTGACGCCCGAAATGGAATATGTCGCCACCCGCGAAAATCTGGGCCGCGAACGGCTGCGCGAATATCTGCGCGACGGCGAAAGCTTTGGCGCATCCATCCCCGATTATGTGACGCCCGAATTCGTGCGGGACGAGGTTGCCCGCGGCCGCGCGATCATCCCCAACAACATCAACCACCCCGAAACCGAACCGATGGCGATCGGCCGCAATTTCCTGGTCAAGATCAACGCCAATATCGGCAACTCCGCCGTCGCGTCCGACGTCGCGCAGGAAGTCGACAAGATGGTCTGGGCCACCCGCTGGGGCGCGGACACGATCATGGACCTGTCGACGGGCCGCAACATCCACGACACCCGCGAATGGATCCTGCGCAATTCGCCCGTGCCGATCGGCACCGTCCCCATCTATCAGGCGCTGGAAAAGGTCGGCGGCATTGCCGAGGAACTGACCTGGGAAATTTTCCGCGACACCCTCATTGAACAGGCGCAACAGGGCGTGGATTACTTCACCATCCATGCCGGCGTCCGCCTGGCGTACATCCCGATGGCGGCAAAGCGCGTCACCGGCATCGTGTCGCGCGGCGGCTCGATCATGGCGAAATGGTGCCTGGCGCATCACAAGGAAAGCTTCCTCTACGAGCATTTCGACGAGATCACGGAAATCATGAAGGCGTATGACATCGCCTATTCCCTCGGCGACGGCCTGCGCCCCGGCAGCATCGCCGACGCGAATGACGAGGCGCAGTTCAGCGAGCTGTACACGCTTGGCGAACTCACCCACCGCGCCTGGAAAAGCGATGTTCAGGTGATGATCGAAGGGCCGGGCCACGTCCCCATGCACAAGATCAAGGAGAATATGGACAAGCAGCTGGAGGTGTGCGGCGAAGCGCCCTTCTACACCCTTGGCCCGCTGACCACTGACATCGCGCCCGGTTACGATCACATCACCAGCGGCATCGGCGCGGCGATGATCGGATGGTACGGCACGGCGATGCTCTGCTACGTCACGCCCAAGGAGCATCTGGGCCTGCCCGACCGCGACGATGTGAAGGTCGGCGTCGTCACCTACAAGCTCGCCGCCCACGCAGCGGACCTCGCCAAGGGGCACCCCGCGGCGCAGATGCGCGACAACGCCCTGTCAAAGGCGCGCTTCGAATTCCGCTGGCGCGATCAGTTCAACCTGTCGCTCGACCCCGAAACGGCGGAACAGTATCACGATCAGACGCTGCCCGCCGAAGGGGCCAAGACCGCCCATTTCTGCTCCATGTGCGGCCCCAAATTCTGCTCGATGCAGATCAGCCAGGAAGTGCGCGACTTCGCATCGAAACAGAACCAGAGCGTCGAAGGCTTCATCGCCACCGGCCCCACCGGCGCAGAAACCGCCGCCGCCAGCAAGGCCGCAGCCCTTGCCGGCATGGCGGAGATGAGCCGCAAGTACGAGGAAATGGGGAGGGAACTGTACCTCGGCAGCGGCGGGCGCGAACACGATTGA
- the gorA gene encoding glutathione-disulfide reductase has translation MAFDYDLFVIGAGSGGVRAARVAGAYGTRVAIAEEYRVGGTCVIRGCVPKKLLVYGAHFAEDLRDAREFGWDVPKDVAFDWQRLTANVFKEVDRINGAYTNTLESNNVTVIGERATVSGPNEVTLASGRTITAERILIAVGARPHVPDCPGAEHGITSNEAFHLPAVPRRILIAGAGYIANEFAGIFNEFGAEVTLMNRSDMILRGYDEQIRDRLLQISMMKGIQFRFNASFRGIEKLADGTLRVSMSGHPDIDVDCVMFATGRVPNSAGLGLDAVGITLAENGAIPVDEDNRTACPSIYAVGDVTDRVQLTPVAIREGQAFADSVYGNKPTRVDYDCIPSAVFSHPPIAAVGLTEGQAKLKYGTVKVYASDFRAMKNVLAGRNERALYKMVCEAESGRILGIHIIGPDAPEILQAAAVAVKAGLTKADFDATVAIHPTMAEELVLMR, from the coding sequence ATGGCATTCGACTACGACCTTTTCGTCATCGGCGCGGGTTCGGGCGGCGTGCGGGCGGCCCGCGTTGCCGGCGCCTATGGCACGCGCGTCGCGATTGCCGAGGAATATCGCGTCGGCGGCACCTGCGTCATCCGGGGCTGCGTGCCCAAAAAGCTGCTCGTTTACGGCGCGCATTTTGCCGAGGATCTGCGCGATGCCCGCGAATTTGGCTGGGACGTGCCAAAGGACGTGGCCTTTGACTGGCAGCGGCTGACCGCCAACGTGTTCAAGGAGGTTGACCGGATCAACGGCGCCTACACCAACACGCTGGAAAGCAACAATGTGACGGTGATCGGCGAACGCGCCACCGTGTCCGGCCCCAATGAAGTGACGCTCGCCTCGGGCCGCACCATCACGGCGGAACGCATCCTGATCGCGGTCGGCGCGCGGCCGCACGTGCCGGATTGTCCGGGCGCCGAACATGGCATCACCTCGAACGAGGCATTTCACCTGCCCGCCGTGCCCCGCCGCATCCTGATCGCCGGTGCTGGCTATATCGCCAACGAATTTGCCGGCATCTTCAACGAATTCGGGGCGGAGGTCACGCTGATGAACCGCTCCGACATGATCCTGCGCGGCTATGACGAACAGATCCGCGACCGGCTGTTGCAGATCAGCATGATGAAGGGGATCCAGTTCCGCTTCAACGCCAGCTTCCGGGGGATCGAGAAACTGGCCGACGGCACCCTGCGCGTCAGCATGAGCGGCCATCCGGATATCGATGTCGATTGCGTGATGTTCGCCACCGGCCGCGTGCCCAATTCGGCGGGACTGGGGCTGGACGCGGTCGGCATCACCCTGGCCGAAAACGGCGCGATCCCGGTGGATGAGGACAACCGTACCGCCTGCCCCAGCATCTATGCCGTGGGCGACGTCACCGACCGGGTTCAGCTGACCCCCGTCGCGATCCGCGAGGGTCAGGCCTTTGCCGACAGCGTGTATGGCAACAAGCCGACGCGCGTGGATTATGACTGCATCCCCAGCGCGGTATTCAGCCATCCGCCCATCGCCGCCGTCGGCCTGACCGAGGGGCAGGCAAAGCTGAAATATGGCACGGTCAAGGTCTATGCCAGCGACTTCCGCGCCATGAAGAACGTGCTGGCCGGCCGCAACGAACGCGCGCTGTACAAGATGGTGTGCGAAGCGGAGAGCGGCCGCATCCTTGGCATCCACATCATCGGCCCCGACGCCCCCGAAATCCTTCAGGCCGCGGCCGTCGCGGTCAAGGCGGGGCTGACCAAGGCGGATTTCGACGCAACCGTCGCCATCCACCCGACCATGGCCGAGGAACTGGTGCTGATGCGCTAA
- the era gene encoding GTPase Era, translated as MDSEQKCGLVAVLGAPNAGKSTLVNALVGQKVAIVSPKAQTTRARLMGIAIEGSTQLILVDTPGIFAPERRLDRAMVAAAWGGAEGADAIALVVDAKGGLPERVMEIVDGIAARPEPKILVLNKVDIADKPRLLTHAQRLNERLAFDETFFVSATSGDGVAEMKAALAARMPAGPWHFPEDQVSDATDRMLAAEVTREQIYLQLHAELPYASAIETEKYSEREDGSVEIHQQIFVARDTQRAIVLGKGGQRIKEIGARARAELERIMGVRVHLYLHVKVNPRWEEDRSLYRDIGLDWVD; from the coding sequence ATGGATTCTGAACAGAAATGCGGCCTGGTGGCTGTGCTGGGTGCGCCCAATGCGGGCAAATCGACGCTGGTCAACGCGCTGGTCGGCCAGAAGGTCGCGATCGTCAGCCCCAAGGCGCAGACGACGCGCGCCCGGTTGATGGGCATTGCCATCGAAGGGTCGACGCAGCTGATCCTGGTCGACACGCCCGGCATCTTTGCCCCCGAACGCCGGCTGGACCGGGCGATGGTCGCCGCGGCATGGGGCGGGGCCGAGGGGGCGGACGCCATCGCACTGGTCGTCGATGCCAAGGGCGGCCTGCCCGAACGGGTCATGGAGATCGTGGACGGCATTGCCGCGCGGCCGGAGCCCAAGATCCTGGTCCTGAACAAGGTCGACATTGCCGACAAGCCGCGATTGCTGACCCATGCCCAGCGGCTGAACGAGCGGCTGGCGTTCGACGAGACGTTCTTTGTTTCCGCCACCAGCGGCGACGGGGTGGCCGAGATGAAGGCCGCGCTGGCCGCCCGGATGCCGGCGGGGCCGTGGCATTTCCCCGAGGACCAGGTGTCGGACGCGACCGACCGGATGCTGGCCGCCGAGGTGACGCGCGAGCAGATCTACCTGCAACTGCACGCCGAACTGCCCTATGCCAGCGCCATCGAGACCGAGAAATATTCGGAGCGCGAGGACGGGTCGGTCGAAATCCACCAGCAGATCTTTGTCGCCCGCGACACGCAGCGCGCCATCGTGCTGGGCAAGGGCGGGCAGCGGATCAAGGAGATCGGCGCGCGCGCCCGCGCCGAGCTGGAGCGGATCATGGGCGTTCGCGTTCACCTGTACCTGCATGTCAAGGTGAACCCTCGGTGGGAGGAGGATCGCAGCCTGTACCGGGACATCGGGCTGGACTGGGTGGATTAA
- a CDS encoding type II toxin-antitoxin system prevent-host-death family antitoxin has translation MDAVSYSEARENLKAMIDKVVADRAPLAITRQRGEGAVLISASEWASIEETLYLLRSPKNAERLLEAVRGFESGEAPGIPFP, from the coding sequence ATGGACGCCGTCAGCTATTCCGAAGCGCGCGAGAACCTGAAAGCGATGATCGACAAGGTCGTCGCCGACCGTGCGCCGCTGGCCATCACGCGCCAGCGCGGCGAGGGCGCGGTGCTGATTTCCGCAAGCGAATGGGCATCCATTGAAGAGACGCTGTATCTGCTGCGCTCTCCGAAAAACGCCGAGCGATTGCTGGAAGCGGTGCGCGGGTTTGAAAGCGGCGAAGCGCCGGGCATCCCGTTTCCGTGA
- a CDS encoding DUF6445 family protein, translating to MDNLLDKSTLPHAQCRAWSIPAPTGRGTPFPPHLARDRSMAVTVPSFLIIDDFLANPDDARAAALRLGYDPAGKDGNYPGLLSDRALAIPGLDETVGRIIGAPVRPAPGTSHGHCRLTLRGDRGLSGVHVDPCFYSGILYLNRDQDCRGGTDFFRHRRTGLDRVPPTLDGVVRAGFAHPDDLVEQVVNADTLKPAKWEKTFTAPMRYNRLILFSPWMFHNSAPGFGDRADNGRLVMLMFFAAG from the coding sequence ATGGACAATCTTCTGGACAAGTCAACCCTGCCCCATGCCCAATGCCGCGCATGGTCCATCCCCGCGCCGACAGGTCGCGGCACACCCTTTCCCCCGCACCTCGCCCGCGATAGGTCTATGGCGGTGACCGTGCCCTCCTTTCTCATCATCGATGATTTCCTCGCCAATCCGGATGATGCCCGGGCGGCTGCGCTGCGGCTTGGCTATGATCCGGCGGGAAAGGACGGGAATTATCCCGGCCTCTTGTCCGACCGGGCGCTTGCCATTCCGGGGCTGGACGAAACCGTGGGGCGCATCATCGGTGCGCCCGTGCGCCCTGCGCCAGGGACCAGCCACGGGCATTGCCGCCTGACGCTGCGCGGGGATCGCGGGCTGTCGGGCGTTCATGTCGATCCGTGCTTCTATTCCGGCATCCTTTATCTCAACCGGGATCAGGATTGCCGGGGCGGCACCGATTTCTTTCGCCACCGCCGCACCGGGCTGGACCGGGTGCCGCCGACGCTGGACGGGGTGGTGCGCGCCGGGTTCGCCCATCCCGACGATCTGGTGGAACAGGTGGTCAATGCCGACACGCTGAAACCGGCAAAGTGGGAAAAGACGTTCACCGCGCCCATGCGCTACAACCGGCTGATCCTGTTTTCGCCCTGGATGTTCCACAACAGCGCGCCCGGCTTTGGCGACCGGGCGGACAATGGCCGGCTCGTGATGCTGATGTTCTTCGCCGCGGGATAG
- a CDS encoding DUF4255 domain-containing protein, whose product MTAGIAAATLALADLARAAVPGADVRIGPPGPAAGETLSVALWLVQVEPDASSTNRRRPDGPAADRPASLLTARYLIAVAGTDGAETHRALGALAAALGNGAGVAGKGPPLRFSIDPLPLDSCAALWATLGPLPMQPWLALSVRGIAAA is encoded by the coding sequence ATGACCGCCGGCATCGCCGCCGCCACGCTGGCGCTGGCCGACCTTGCCCGCGCCGCGGTGCCGGGTGCGGACGTCCGCATCGGCCCGCCCGGTCCTGCGGCCGGTGAGACGCTCTCGGTCGCGCTCTGGCTGGTTCAGGTCGAACCCGACGCCAGCAGCACCAACCGGCGGCGTCCCGATGGCCCCGCCGCCGATCGCCCCGCCAGCTTGCTGACCGCCCGCTATCTGATCGCGGTAGCCGGCACGGACGGCGCGGAAACGCATCGGGCACTGGGTGCGCTAGCCGCCGCACTCGGCAATGGCGCGGGCGTTGCGGGCAAGGGACCGCCGCTTCGGTTCAGCATCGATCCCCTGCCGCTGGACAGCTGCGCCGCCCTCTGGGCCACGCTGGGTCCGTTGCCGATGCAACCCTGGCTGGCGCTGTCCGTGCGCGGCATCGCCGCCGCCTGA
- the lepB gene encoding signal peptidase I, translated as MPHASRSAAVRAGKRSELVDTLLFLVKLIVLVVIVRSFLFSPFSIPSGSMLPRLLVGDYLFITKWNYGYSRYSLPYGVPLISGRILSTMPERGDVVVFKAPPLAKDDWIKRVIGLPGDTVQMRGGTLILNGRAVPKDRIADFTVPVSPNSRCAEPMMDTDATGQQFCRYPQFLETLPGGRSYRVLDQGFAPAADDTPVYTVPAGHVFLMGDNRDDSMDSRFASGIGFVPLENLEGRAAVTFWSTDGSAEWIKPWTWVSAARFERIGEGF; from the coding sequence ATGCCGCACGCATCCCGATCCGCCGCCGTCCGGGCGGGCAAGCGTTCCGAACTGGTCGATACGCTGTTGTTCCTGGTCAAGCTGATCGTGCTGGTCGTGATCGTGCGCAGTTTCCTGTTTTCGCCGTTCAGCATCCCGTCGGGGTCGATGCTGCCGCGGCTGCTGGTCGGTGATTACCTGTTCATCACAAAATGGAACTATGGCTATTCCCGCTATTCGCTGCCCTATGGCGTGCCGCTGATTTCCGGGCGCATCCTGTCGACCATGCCGGAACGGGGCGATGTGGTGGTGTTCAAGGCGCCGCCGCTGGCCAAGGATGACTGGATCAAGCGGGTCATCGGCCTGCCCGGCGATACCGTCCAGATGCGGGGCGGCACGCTGATCCTGAACGGACGGGCGGTGCCAAAGGACCGGATCGCCGATTTCACCGTGCCGGTCAGCCCGAACAGCCGGTGCGCGGAACCCATGATGGATACCGATGCGACGGGGCAGCAATTCTGCCGATATCCGCAGTTTCTGGAAACGCTGCCGGGCGGGCGCAGCTATCGCGTGCTGGATCAGGGGTTTGCCCCCGCCGCCGATGATACGCCCGTGTACACCGTGCCCGCGGGTCACGTGTTCCTGATGGGCGACAACCGCGATGATTCGATGGACAGCCGGTTCGCCAGCGGGATCGGGTTCGTACCGCTGGAAAACCTTGAGGGGCGGGCGGCCGTCACCTTCTGGTCCACCGACGGGTCGGCGGAATGGATCAAGCCGTGGACATGGGTAAGCGCCGCCCGCTTCGAGCGGATCGGCGAGGGTTTTTAG
- the pgi gene encoding glucose-6-phosphate isomerase: protein MTDSAWAAVDALSPRPLADLFAADPARVDHLSLGVAGLHFDWSKTHLDDAALSAFAGLADAAGLTAARDALFSGAVVNVTEGRAVEHTAERGEGNPDSVARARGFQSRMRALIDAIEAEALGPVRHILHIGIGGSALGPDLIVDALGRDAGRYDVAIVSNVDGLALEEAVKRFDPAATLILVASKTFTTTETLLNAESALGWMTEGGVADPYGRIIALTAAPDKAVAWGVDETRILPFSESVGGRYSLWSSLGFPAALGLGWTAFEELLEGAAEMDRHFRLSPVERNAPVLAAFADLYYTQVKGCATRAVFAYDERLRLLPSYLQQLEMESNGKGVTADGTPVTRATAPITWGGVGTDAQHAVFQLLHQGTHIVPVEFIAVIEPGDTLAEAHHRQLLLNCFAQGAALMAGRANADAARAYPGDRPSSTILLDTLDPRTLGALIAFYEHRTFVNAVLLGINAFDQFGVELGKEMAKAADAGDLDFDASTNALIARALG from the coding sequence ATGACCGATTCCGCTTGGGCTGCCGTCGACGCGCTTTCGCCGCGCCCGCTGGCCGATCTGTTCGCCGCCGATCCGGCGCGCGTCGACCATCTCAGCCTCGGGGTCGCCGGCCTCCATTTCGACTGGTCCAAAACGCATCTGGACGATGCCGCCCTGTCCGCCTTTGCCGGGCTGGCCGACGCAGCAGGCCTGACGGCCGCGCGCGATGCGCTGTTCAGCGGCGCGGTCGTCAACGTGACGGAAGGGCGCGCCGTCGAACACACCGCCGAACGCGGCGAAGGCAACCCCGACAGCGTGGCGCGCGCACGCGGGTTTCAGTCGCGGATGCGCGCGCTGATCGACGCGATCGAGGCAGAGGCGCTCGGCCCGGTCCGGCACATCCTGCACATCGGCATTGGCGGTTCGGCCCTTGGCCCGGACCTGATCGTCGATGCGCTTGGCCGCGATGCCGGCCGCTATGACGTGGCCATCGTGTCCAATGTCGACGGCCTTGCCCTGGAAGAGGCGGTGAAGCGGTTCGATCCCGCCGCCACGCTGATCCTGGTCGCGTCAAAGACGTTCACGACCACCGAAACCCTGCTCAACGCCGAAAGCGCGCTTGGCTGGATGACGGAGGGCGGGGTTGCCGATCCCTATGGCCGGATCATCGCGCTGACCGCCGCGCCGGACAAGGCTGTGGCCTGGGGCGTCGACGAAACCCGCATCCTGCCCTTTTCGGAAAGCGTGGGCGGCCGCTATTCGCTGTGGTCGTCGCTCGGCTTTCCCGCCGCGCTCGGCCTTGGCTGGACTGCGTTCGAGGAACTGCTGGAGGGCGCGGCCGAAATGGACCGCCATTTCCGCCTCAGCCCGGTGGAGCGCAACGCCCCCGTCCTCGCCGCCTTTGCCGACCTCTATTATACGCAGGTCAAGGGCTGCGCGACCCGCGCGGTCTTTGCCTATGACGAACGGCTCCGCCTGCTGCCCAGCTATCTTCAGCAGCTTGAGATGGAATCGAATGGCAAGGGCGTGACGGCGGACGGCACGCCCGTCACCCGCGCCACCGCGCCCATCACCTGGGGCGGGGTCGGCACCGATGCCCAGCACGCGGTGTTCCAGTTGCTGCATCAGGGCACGCATATCGTGCCCGTTGAATTCATCGCGGTCATCGAACCGGGCGACACGCTGGCAGAGGCGCATCATCGCCAGCTGCTGCTCAACTGCTTTGCCCAAGGGGCCGCACTGATGGCGGGCCGGGCCAATGCCGATGCCGCCCGCGCCTATCCCGGCGACCGGCCGTCCTCGACCATCCTGCTCGATACGCTCGACCCGCGCACGCTGGGCGCGCTCATCGCGTTTTACGAACACCGCACCTTCGTCAACGCCGTGCTGCTCGGCATCAATGCGTTCGACCAGTTCGGGGTGGAGCTGGGCAAGGAAATGGCCAAGGCCGCCGATGCCGGCGATCTTGATTTCGATGCCAGCACCAACGCCCTGATTGCCCGCGCGCTGGGCTGA
- the rnc gene encoding ribonuclease III: protein MTSAAEWIAATFGVADRLADFERALTHGSQAAANYERLEFLGDRVLGLAMATWLYERFPAEPEGALSRRFNALVTGAVCADVARGLGVVPHLRLGKQARDDGAAQSDNVLGDVMEALIGALYLARGFDAAAAFVRAAWADRIETQVKAPRHPKSALQEWAAAHQRRPPEYSLVERSGPQHAPRFIVRVTIGKLAEATGEGTSKQEAETAAAAALLAELEQE, encoded by the coding sequence GTGACGAGCGCGGCGGAATGGATTGCCGCAACCTTTGGCGTTGCGGACAGGCTGGCCGATTTCGAGCGGGCGCTGACGCATGGCAGCCAGGCGGCGGCGAATTACGAACGGCTGGAGTTCCTGGGCGACCGGGTGCTGGGGCTGGCGATGGCGACGTGGCTGTACGAACGCTTTCCCGCCGAGCCGGAGGGGGCGTTGTCGCGGCGGTTCAATGCGCTGGTCACGGGCGCTGTCTGCGCCGATGTGGCGCGCGGGCTGGGCGTCGTGCCGCATCTGAGGCTGGGCAAGCAGGCGCGGGACGACGGCGCGGCGCAGAGCGACAATGTGCTGGGCGATGTGATGGAGGCGCTGATCGGGGCGCTGTATCTGGCGCGCGGGTTCGATGCGGCGGCGGCGTTCGTCCGCGCCGCATGGGCCGACCGGATCGAGACGCAGGTCAAGGCGCCGCGCCATCCCAAATCGGCGTTGCAGGAATGGGCGGCGGCGCATCAGCGGCGGCCGCCGGAATACAGCCTGGTCGAGCGCAGCGGGCCGCAGCACGCGCCGCGCTTCATCGTCCGGGTCACCATTGGCAAGCTGGCCGAAGCGACGGGCGAGGGGACGAGCAAGCAGGAGGCGGAAACGGCCGCTGCTGCTGCGCTGTTGGCCGAGCTGGAACAAGAATGA
- a CDS encoding Txe/YoeB family addiction module toxin codes for MKVSFWPTAWDDYRHWQEHDPKLTDKINALIEECRRHPFKGTGKPEPLGGNLSGWWSRRINHEHRLVYRVAGSGKDQELQVAQCRYHY; via the coding sequence GTGAAGGTTTCGTTCTGGCCGACGGCGTGGGACGATTACCGCCATTGGCAGGAGCATGACCCCAAGCTGACCGACAAGATCAACGCATTGATCGAGGAATGTCGGCGGCACCCGTTCAAGGGGACGGGCAAGCCGGAACCGCTGGGTGGCAACCTATCCGGATGGTGGTCCCGGCGGATCAACCATGAACACCGGCTGGTCTATCGCGTGGCGGGGAGCGGCAAGGATCAGGAACTGCAGGTCGCCCAGTGCCGATATCATTATTAA
- a CDS encoding phage tail protein, with the protein MPQFTVNPNRFDPYKGFKFRVKWDGRVVAGISKISALRRITEVVEHREGGDPSRPRRSPGITRYEPVTIERGVTHDTEFEAWANRVHRLDAGAGDEMALADFRKDIVIELMNEAGQVATAYRLYRCWPSEYTAMPDLDANGNAVAIQTLVLQNEGWERNLDVVEPAEPKE; encoded by the coding sequence ATGCCGCAGTTCACCGTCAATCCGAACCGCTTCGATCCTTACAAGGGCTTCAAGTTCCGCGTGAAATGGGACGGCCGCGTCGTCGCCGGCATCTCGAAAATCAGCGCGCTGCGCCGAATCACCGAAGTGGTCGAACATCGCGAGGGCGGCGACCCGTCCCGCCCCCGCCGCTCGCCAGGCATCACCCGCTACGAACCCGTCACCATCGAACGCGGCGTCACCCACGATACGGAATTCGAAGCATGGGCCAATCGCGTCCACCGGCTGGACGCCGGGGCGGGCGACGAAATGGCGCTGGCCGATTTCCGCAAGGATATCGTCATCGAACTGATGAACGAAGCGGGCCAGGTCGCCACCGCCTATCGCCTCTATCGCTGCTGGCCCTCGGAATACACCGCCATGCCCGACCTCGACGCCAACGGAAACGCCGTCGCCATCCAGACCCTGGTCCTCCAGAATGAAGGCTGGGAACGGAACTTGGATGTGGTCGAACCGGCGGAGCCGAAGGAGTAG
- a CDS encoding GIY-YIG nuclease family protein, whose protein sequence is MSDTQFGRTIQLFLVNGTPNGLRKATIHGWTGLTFVATDSTFGALLARPELDRTGIYILHGPDPQRQGGTRAYIGSANSVVERIKQSAGQRGFWETAIAVTTSDDDLSKGHVEYLEARLIEMAASAKRVELDNGTQPSGSRRRLPEADQANMEQFLLNLQVILPVIGLDLLKPQPKAAVQILAPLEQRTYGEIKFEIRHKAGAAADAVEEDGEFIVLEGSLALKDSGFQSNTYSTLRASLIAKGLLQDNGEGLYRFNAPFSFNSPSAAAAVVLDRNANGRTEWKLKGTKRTYAEWKIAQSDPELQIVIPDNVY, encoded by the coding sequence ATGTCTGACACGCAGTTCGGACGAACAATCCAACTATTTCTCGTGAACGGAACGCCGAACGGCCTACGTAAAGCAACGATCCATGGCTGGACTGGCCTTACTTTTGTTGCGACCGATTCGACTTTTGGCGCATTGCTTGCGAGGCCTGAGCTTGATCGAACAGGTATCTACATTCTTCATGGCCCTGATCCTCAGCGACAAGGTGGCACACGAGCATATATCGGATCCGCAAATAGTGTTGTGGAGCGCATTAAACAGAGCGCTGGTCAACGCGGGTTTTGGGAAACCGCGATCGCGGTGACGACAAGTGACGACGATTTGTCTAAGGGCCATGTCGAGTATCTTGAAGCTCGTCTGATTGAGATGGCTGCCTCAGCAAAACGGGTAGAGCTTGATAACGGGACGCAGCCGTCTGGCTCGAGGCGGCGTCTACCCGAAGCTGATCAAGCCAACATGGAACAGTTCCTGCTGAACCTGCAGGTTATTTTGCCTGTGATCGGGCTAGATTTGTTGAAGCCTCAACCAAAAGCGGCGGTACAAATTCTGGCTCCTCTCGAACAGCGTACTTATGGCGAGATCAAATTTGAGATCCGTCATAAGGCGGGCGCCGCAGCTGACGCAGTCGAGGAAGATGGAGAATTTATTGTCTTAGAGGGCTCTTTAGCGCTCAAAGATTCAGGTTTTCAGTCAAACACTTATTCGACCTTGAGAGCATCGTTGATTGCTAAAGGTTTATTGCAGGATAATGGAGAAGGCCTTTATCGATTTAACGCGCCATTCTCGTTTAATAGTCCTTCTGCAGCGGCCGCTGTCGTGCTGGACCGGAACGCAAATGGCCGTACTGAGTGGAAGTTGAAAGGAACAAAACGAACTTACGCTGAATGGAAAATCGCGCAAAGTGATCCTGAACTACAGATAGTTATTCCTGATAATGTGTATTGA